One genomic region from Macaca mulatta isolate MMU2019108-1 chromosome 20, T2T-MMU8v2.0, whole genome shotgun sequence encodes:
- the ZG16B gene encoding pancreatic adenocarcinoma up-regulated factor, producing the protein MRRPEAMLLLLTLALLGGPTWAGKMYGPGGGKYFTTTEDYDHEITGLRVSVGLLLVKSVQVKLGDTWDVKQGASGGNTQEVTLQPGEYITKVFVAFQTFLRGMVLYTSKDRTFYFGKLDGQIFSAYPSQEGQVLVGIYGQYGLLGIKSIGFEWNYPLEEPTTEPPVTVT; encoded by the exons ATGCGCCGGCCAGAGGCCATGCTGCTGCTGCTCACGCTTGCCCTCCTGGGGGGCCCCACCTGGGCAGGGA AGATGTACGGCCCTGGAGGAGGCAAGTATTTCACCACCACTGAAGATTACGACCATGAAATTACAGGGCTGCGGGTGTCTGTGGGTCTTCTCCTGGTGAAAAG TGTCCAGGTGAAACTTGGAGACACCTGGGACGTGAAACAGGGCGCCTCAGGTGGGAATACCCAGGAAGTCACCCTGCAGCCAGGCGAATACATCACAAAAGTCTTTGTCGCCTTCCAAACTTTCCTCCGGGGTATGGTCCTGTACACCAGCAAGGACCGCACTTTCTATTTTGGGAAGCTCGATGGCCAGATCTTCTCTGCCTACCCCAGCCAAGAGGGGCAGGTGCTGGTGGGCATCTATGGCCAATATGGACTCCTCGGCATCAAGAGCATTGGCTTTGAATGGAATTACCCACTAGAGGAGCCGACCACTGAACCGCCAGTTACTGTCACATGA